The following is a genomic window from Neofelis nebulosa isolate mNeoNeb1 chromosome 12, mNeoNeb1.pri, whole genome shotgun sequence.
gTGGGAATGGCCATCactggcattgaggagggcacttgggatgagcactgggtattgtatgtaagcaatgaatcatgggaatccacTCCCGAAGCCAATAGCACACTGTGTATATACAGTGTATGCTAGCGAACTTGAcaagaaattacaagaaaaaaaaaaaaaaagataaaaggaccGGTCTCAGTTCACCTTCAGCCTCACATGGCAGGCATTCCCGCCCCCTTCTTCCGGGACTCCTAAAACCTTGGCCTCCAGGGGTTGCGGTGATTCCCGGAGCCAGCCAGCGCCGAGTGCCCTCAGAACCCGCCCTCCTCCTGACCAATGCGGGGAGAGGGTCTACGATGTCAGAGGGCTCGGTGCCGCACCAATGTTGTGCAGCAGAGCCAAACGGAGTTAAATCCCACGTCTCTTAATCCTTCCAATGGAGTGAGAAAGTCTCTTGGGGAAACACTTAGGGAGCCCAATGGCAAAGGAACTTTCACTCTGACCAGAAGTCGAAGCCAATGAAGTGGAAAACTAGCCCACGAGCTGGCAGAAGCAGCCAATGGGATGAAAAGATTCCGCCTCCACCGTGGCGGCGGAGCCAGTGGAGTGAATGACACCACCCTCTGGTCCAAAGGACCTCAAGAGGAGCCCAGGAGCGCGGCCAATGGGATAGCAGGGCTCGCTCGCGGCCTCCAGCGGAGCCAATGGCCGTCGTTTGCCGGCTCCGTGGCGGCCCCCACCTCGGGCGACGGCCGGGCCTGCCTGCTGGCCGGAGGAGAGATTCGGCGGCTGAGGGCAAGATGGCGGCGGCCCTGGTGGTGGCCGCCGGGCTGCGCGTGGCGCGTGGGGCTGTAGCGCTGGTGGGGCCGCGGGGGGCGCAGGTGAGGAGCGGCCGCGGGGGCGCGGAGGGCGTCCCGCGGGCTCTGCTGCCCTCCGGGGCCGGCGTTCTCCCCCAGGCGCGTGCAGCCCATTGGCCTCGCGGGGACGGAGCCCGAGCGTCTGGCAGGGAATGCTGCCTCTCCTGGAGGCGCAAGCTCCAAGGCCGCTTGGCGAGGTCGGGCTGGTAGTCGGCAGCAGCCTCTCGGCGGTGGCTCGGGCGCCCGGGTTGCGACAGGGTCGGTGCGTTGGCTGCTGCCTCCTAAAACCGAACGCCTGTTCCGGGCAGCCTCCTGAGTGCCCCCTGCAGGAAGTGAGGTTTGTCTTCTCGGAGCCAGTCTCCTGCCCGCTTCAGACCCCTGGCCTTCTGAACACAAGTGTTAATCTCTCATCTTCCCCATTTATCAGAGGGGTCAGGTTCATCCCAACTCTTTCTCCCATAGTGTGACAGCACTGACTTGAGCCTTCTCTGAGCCCCCGGAAACGGGCATCCCTACCCTCAGTCCCCTGCGGCTGTCGTTGCTGAATTCACTTAACTCTTCCTTTCACTGATTCAAGGAACTGGAGTTAAAGTTCACAAAAGAGCTCAGATGTAACACCAAGACATGTTTGTGTCAAAGAGGGAAATTGTGTGAAAACCTGAATAAAACAGGTAAAATACCTTAGAGATTAGATAACAAGTAATGGAAATAAGTGGAAACTTAGTAACAGGGCTTGAGTACAGGGAAAGAGCTCCAATGGTCTTAAAAGATGATGCAGAAAACTTTATATTTGAAGCCAAGAGGAGGGATTTATCTAAGGTAATTCCGTGATAAAAGAGGAACCAAATCTTAAGTTTCCAGTTCTCATCCTGTGTCCTTTCTCCTGAACAGTGCTAAATTTACTAGACACTTTAGGAACAGGAATCAATTGCAGTACCGAATCCTGTATTGTATCTAACTAGGCTCAGCACTATCTGACCCTACTCTCTACTGCTGACACTCTGAAATTGAGGAAATTTTCCTTAGGATGGGAGCCACTAATAGGTTCTTAGAAGGGTGAAGTTAATGATTATCAGAGTCCGGCCTCTGCCAGCTCCTGACTATATAGGAGAGGTATTGTCAACCCCCTCCCTTGGGTATGTCTGACCCACCTTCAGGTCCGAGGAGCTGCAGGTGTGACCGATGGAAATGAAGTGTCGAAGGCCCAGCAGGCAGCTCCTCAGGGAGCAGCCCCAACTATCTTCTCCCGGATCCTGGATCGAAGCCTCCCAGCTGACATTTTGTATGAGGACCAGCAGGTGGGGTGCCCTTAGGACCCATCCCCTTGGGAATTTAATAGGTACCATCAGCCTGTTGAAGTAATGAAGTGGCCTCTGGCCTTTCACTGCTTCCAGTGTCTCGTATTCCGTGATGTGGCCCCTCAGGCTCCTGTGCACTTCCTGGTCATTCCTAAGAAGCCCATTCCTCGGATTAGCCAGGCTGAAGAAGAAGACCAGCAGGTGGGAAGAATAGAGCCAAGGTTTGGCTTTGGGGGGAACCCTGGACTCAGCTAGAGGTTTTGCTCCCTGTGAATGAAgccacccatctccctccctttccctctagcTTCTAGGACATCTTCTCCTTGTGGCTAAGAAGACAGCAAAGGCTGAGGGGCTGGGAGATGGATACCGACTTGGTGAGTCACTTTTGGCCATTGAGCCCCTTGCCTATGAATTCTCATACCTACCCTTCAATATGATCTTTATTCTTTGACCTTTCCCGTGATCCTGACCCCCTAACCCCAAGCTCCATTTCAGTGATCAATGATGGGAAGCTGGGCTCACAGTCCGTGTATCATCTGCACATTCATGTACTTGGGGGCCGACAGCTCCAGTGGCCTCCAGGTTGAACTTCCAACTGACCAAGAACCTGAGACCTGGATTCTTGGAGGGTGGGGGAAAAGGAACCCTATGATGCTAATAAACTTGTTCTCCCTCAATTTTGGATcactgttttaaatatataaagatttatctcacaaatagaaaagaaaacattaaagataaTGATCCtgtggtacctggctggctcagttgttggagcatgcaactcttgatcttgggcttgagttcgagccccacattgggtgtggagattacttaaaaatacaatcttaaaaaaaaaaaaaaaaaaaaaaaagattatggtcTTGACTATGGTCTGAGTGAGAGACATTAAGGAGGCCCATCCTGTAGTGAAAGAAGCATTTGCCTATAGATTTGTGGGTCCTCATGACAAATGGTCCACCTGGGTCAAGCTTCTAGAAAAATAGCAATAGAAATAAGCCTATATGAGTAGGGAAAGACTGAAACCCAGGGGTGAGACACTCAATCCTGGCCCTTATTCAGATGCCAAGACAAGTTCTAGGGTGGTCTGGGAGGAGGATGGCCAACGTGAGGGTCTTTTACTGAAGGAGAAGTaatcacaccaaaaaaaaaaaaaaaaaaaggctgccaCTCTTTGATCCCCATGTCTCACCATTTTGCTTTTTAGTTGTCTGATGTATTTTAAaccttaaacttttaaaagactccctgccccaccccatttTTTAGAATGAACTGCGGGTAAGTTACTGTTGCCCCTACACAAGTACACTGATACTACAGCCCTGTGCTTGTCTCCAACACAAAGAACCACCTTAGAAAGCCTCAGAATCATGCTTAAGTGTAGAAGGCAGAACCCTAGACTAGCGGAACCTTAAGAGCTGGGCTGAGGCGGAACGGAGTCTGAACGGAAAGCAAACTTCCTAGACTTCCCCAGGTTTAAGACTTCCGCCCCGCAGAGAATttgtctccacccccacccaacactTCCGCCCAACTCGAGTCCTGCGCAGTCTCCTGGAATTATTTGCCGTCTCTATGGCAACCCGGTAGCTGGAGACCGAAGATGGAGACCGCGCAGTCTACCAAGGGATCGAGATGTCGGTGAGAGCGGCAGCTTTGGCGGCTGGTGTAAGGGGACGAGAAAGGTCAGCGGACTTAACACCGCTTTTGACAACTTTGTCGCATTCGCTTTCTTTCAGATCTTTAGATGTACAGCCTGGCACTGAAGGACTAGGGTCCACTTCAGAACCATTTTCTTCGGATGGGCATCCTATATCGGCCCTGGCAGCCGCAACTACAGCAGCTGCAGCCTCCTCCGCCGACAAAGCGACTGTGttatctgcaaagaccccagCGTGCCACTCTGAGCCGAACCTTCTCATGAACCACTCCTCTGACAGTCTTCTGGGGGATCCCTGCACTGAAGCCAGCTTTACCCACAGCATTGGCCATGGGAAACTTGGCATTGAGCCTATCTATGTTTCCCATATTGCTCAGGATCCCTGTACTACAAAAGACCTTAGCTCTAGTCCTGGCCCTGTTCTTGGCTCCAGTTCTGGTCCCTGCCATGGCTCTGATCAAGACACTGGTCCTGATTCTGGCCCTGGTCCTGCTACTGACTCTGGGCCTGGTCCAGGCTGTGGCCA
Proteins encoded in this region:
- the HINT2 gene encoding adenosine 5'-monophosphoramidase HINT2 isoform X2, encoding MAVVCRLRGGPHLGRRPGLPAGRRRDSAAEGKMAAALVVAAGLRVARGAVALVGPRGAQVRGAAGVTDGNEVSKAQQAAPQGAAPTIFSRILDRSLPADILYEDQQCLVFRDVAPQAPVHFLVIPKKPIPRISQAEEEDQQLLGHLLLVAKKTAKAEGLGDGYRLAPFQ
- the HINT2 gene encoding adenosine 5'-monophosphoramidase HINT2 isoform X1, producing MAVVCRLRGGPHLGRRPGLPAGRRRDSAAEGKMAAALVVAAGLRVARGAVALVGPRGAQVRGAAGVTDGNEVSKAQQAAPQGAAPTIFSRILDRSLPADILYEDQQCLVFRDVAPQAPVHFLVIPKKPIPRISQAEEEDQQLLGHLLLVAKKTAKAEGLGDGYRLVINDGKLGSQSVYHLHIHVLGGRQLQWPPG